A region from the Ralstonia pickettii genome encodes:
- a CDS encoding replication protein RepA, translating to MVTKRLTPNGKPDDDSPGRIIVPSGGQVIAAPEKFQRLFDEAQAMEREDAWQSGEVGFLSRASVQVTLPYRAPKGAPPVWTRSSGNISLMIQPGYFTQQRSERASNGRQRIVSETVSFGYPYGSYPRLMLAWIGKEIMAKKKRGEFQGTVEDRRISLGNSLSEFMYNLGIPMATGGKRGTMTLVRQQMIRLFSATIAIVQNKSAPSSQNQNQEPLSIDRIGYLLADQLSTWWDPMQPGQGSMFESFVVLSEPFFNELVNRPVPVDMRALKALKQSPFALDVYSWLTYRFFTIQKRTEIPWEALQMQFGTETESERKFRALFRKALKDVLVVYPDAKVDADSSKALILQPSRTSVRKLA from the coding sequence ATGGTCACCAAACGCCTCACACCCAATGGGAAACCGGACGACGATTCGCCCGGCCGCATCATCGTCCCTTCGGGAGGGCAAGTCATTGCCGCGCCGGAGAAATTTCAGCGCCTGTTCGACGAAGCGCAGGCGATGGAACGCGAAGACGCCTGGCAAAGCGGCGAGGTCGGCTTTCTCAGCCGCGCCAGCGTGCAGGTCACCCTCCCCTATCGCGCGCCCAAAGGTGCGCCGCCGGTCTGGACGCGTTCCAGCGGCAATATCTCGTTGATGATCCAGCCGGGCTACTTCACGCAGCAGCGTTCCGAGCGGGCAAGCAATGGGCGGCAGCGCATCGTCTCCGAGACGGTCTCCTTCGGCTATCCCTATGGCTCGTATCCGCGTCTGATGCTCGCCTGGATCGGCAAGGAGATCATGGCCAAGAAGAAACGGGGCGAGTTCCAGGGTACGGTGGAAGACCGGCGTATCTCGCTGGGCAACTCGCTGTCCGAGTTCATGTACAACTTGGGCATTCCGATGGCGACCGGCGGCAAGCGGGGCACGATGACGTTGGTGCGCCAGCAGATGATTCGCCTGTTCTCGGCGACGATTGCCATCGTGCAGAACAAGTCGGCACCCAGCAGCCAAAACCAGAACCAGGAGCCGCTATCGATCGATCGCATCGGCTACCTGCTGGCCGACCAATTGTCGACCTGGTGGGATCCCATGCAGCCAGGGCAGGGCTCGATGTTCGAGAGCTTCGTTGTGCTGTCCGAACCGTTCTTCAATGAGCTCGTGAATCGGCCTGTGCCAGTCGATATGCGTGCATTGAAGGCGCTCAAGCAATCGCCATTTGCGCTGGACGTGTATTCGTGGCTCACATACCGCTTCTTTACGATCCAGAAGCGTACGGAGATTCCTTGGGAGGCACTGCAGATGCAATTCGGTACCGAGACCGAAAGCGAGCGGAAATTCCGTGCGCTGTTCCGCAAGGCGCTGAAGGACGTGCTCGTTGTCTATCCTGACGCCAAGGTGGATGCCGACTCTTCGAAGGCGCTGATTCTGCAGCCCTCGCGAACCAGCGTGCGCAAATTGGCCTGA
- a CDS encoding cold-shock protein, which produces MATGTVKWFNETKGFGFITPDGGGADLFAHFSEIQGSGFKTLKDGQKVTFEVKQGPKGLQASAIKPE; this is translated from the coding sequence ATGGCCACGGGTACTGTCAAATGGTTTAACGAAACCAAAGGCTTCGGCTTCATCACTCCGGACGGCGGCGGCGCAGATCTGTTCGCGCACTTCTCCGAAATTCAGGGTTCGGGCTTCAAGACCCTGAAGGACGGCCAGAAGGTCACCTTCGAGGTGAAGCAAGGCCCGAAGGGTCTGCAAGCCTCGGCGATCAAGCCGGAATAA
- a CDS encoding ParA family protein: MSAKIVTVFNQKGGCGKTTVSMHIAGTLGLRGNKTLLVDMDEQGTATRWAAQAPEEKPFPASVIGLAPSGGAMHREVRKFVADYDYIVVDCPPAVHSPSSSSALLISDVALIPVVPSPPDLWAAVAAKALAQQAQVTNETLRIRVLANMVQRRVSLAKQAIEILGDDGDIPLMDSMIGSRSAFRECQAIGATVHGVPGAREAMSEVDLLIDEVLQLLQEERV; the protein is encoded by the coding sequence GTGAGCGCCAAGATCGTAACGGTATTCAATCAAAAGGGCGGCTGCGGGAAGACCACGGTCAGCATGCATATCGCAGGTACCCTCGGTCTGCGCGGTAATAAGACCCTGCTCGTCGATATGGACGAGCAAGGCACCGCCACCCGTTGGGCCGCCCAGGCTCCTGAAGAGAAGCCCTTCCCGGCTTCGGTCATCGGATTGGCGCCCTCTGGAGGCGCCATGCACCGGGAAGTCCGCAAATTTGTCGCGGACTACGATTACATCGTGGTGGATTGCCCTCCGGCGGTTCACTCACCGTCATCCTCAAGCGCGTTGCTGATTTCGGACGTCGCACTCATCCCTGTTGTGCCTTCGCCTCCGGACCTGTGGGCTGCGGTGGCGGCCAAAGCGCTTGCACAGCAGGCTCAAGTCACCAATGAGACGCTCCGCATTCGCGTGCTGGCGAACATGGTCCAGCGGCGGGTTTCGCTTGCAAAACAAGCAATTGAAATTCTCGGTGATGATGGTGATATTCCTTTGATGGATTCCATGATCGGCTCGCGCTCGGCATTTCGCGAGTGCCAGGCGATCGGCGCAACGGTGCACGGTGTGCCAGGCGCCCGGGAAGCGATGAGTGAAGTCGACCTCTTGATCGACGAGGTATTGCAGTTGTTGCAGGAGGAACGTGTATGA
- a CDS encoding ParB/RepB/Spo0J family partition protein yields the protein MSAKLRSLKDGMLAGIAAEKTKAAPVDRFALAEKAITSHPRGLLGQPAPTPAFSAESAAASNASERRVIKVPLERLQENPLNARRIYDPQIVQERAASIATHGQQTPGLAAADPARPGWYVLIDGHYRKRALAAAGKAEMDCFIEDGLSDIDFYRLSFVLNEQRSGQSVLDNAIAWRQLLDEGKVRKEEDICEITGVSAGTVNKTLALLKLPESVLEVMKERPAGIGIATGYELTLYFKTAGEDRTRELVHRVLEEGLSSRDVEQIRKVAQEGRTRKVKEVSRQYKIRSAEGDLLGTIKEWDSGRVMLDVKLADRGARESLVEALKSRFGLDVALL from the coding sequence ATGAGCGCGAAGTTGAGATCGCTCAAGGACGGCATGCTGGCCGGCATTGCTGCAGAAAAGACCAAGGCGGCACCGGTGGATCGCTTTGCCTTGGCGGAAAAAGCGATTACGTCGCACCCTCGCGGTCTTCTGGGGCAACCCGCTCCAACCCCCGCTTTCAGCGCTGAAAGTGCCGCCGCTTCGAACGCTTCCGAGCGCCGGGTCATTAAGGTCCCACTAGAGCGTCTGCAGGAAAATCCGCTCAACGCCCGCCGTATATATGATCCGCAGATCGTCCAGGAGCGGGCTGCATCGATCGCTACGCATGGTCAGCAAACTCCCGGTTTGGCAGCCGCAGATCCAGCACGCCCCGGCTGGTATGTCTTGATTGATGGCCACTATCGTAAGCGGGCGTTGGCTGCTGCCGGCAAGGCAGAGATGGACTGCTTCATTGAAGACGGCCTGTCGGACATCGATTTCTACCGCCTGTCCTTCGTTCTGAACGAGCAGCGTTCCGGCCAGTCCGTACTGGACAACGCGATCGCCTGGCGTCAGCTATTGGACGAAGGAAAAGTTAGGAAAGAAGAAGATATTTGTGAAATTACCGGCGTATCGGCGGGAACGGTCAACAAGACGCTGGCCTTGTTGAAGCTGCCGGAGTCCGTTCTCGAAGTGATGAAGGAGCGGCCGGCCGGAATTGGTATCGCAACCGGTTACGAGTTGACCCTGTACTTCAAGACCGCGGGCGAAGATCGGACGCGCGAGCTGGTACACCGTGTGTTGGAAGAAGGGCTCTCGAGCCGCGATGTGGAGCAGATCCGTAAGGTGGCTCAGGAAGGACGCACCCGGAAGGTTAAAGAAGTCAGCCGCCAATACAAGATCAGAAGTGCAGAAGGTGATCTTCTCGGCACAATCAAGGAATGGGACTCCGGCCGAGTCATGCTGGATGTCAAGCTCGCCGATCGTGGCGCGCGTGAATCGCTGGTCGAGGCGCTTAAAAGCCGGTTTGGCTTGGACGTCGCGCTGCTGTAG
- a CDS encoding DNA-binding protein, which yields MARPGLHFSAEQQQRIIDAIRRLDIAFPHDNAVFLDEVIEAVQAVTRRIYGVRRYVQWLTEAGVRRRPSNTTLQKAVDRAQGRGSAARSPAADSVEPWPIPLHAETGTLSAREEQNRIASRAIGAPGAGAEWMEARIRAEVAERALEHESARNRQLQAAMADLERRLGEALATAPAVPPKLTDETLERLERTMETVTRLEGAASALAGTERFLRLQNDAVRQQTQNEADQLRQRIRTLEAEVAQLNAQIDAYRRTAERAAPVSRGWVKPSS from the coding sequence ATGGCCCGACCCGGACTCCATTTCTCGGCAGAGCAGCAGCAGCGGATCATTGACGCGATCCGGCGGCTCGATATTGCATTCCCGCATGACAACGCAGTGTTCCTCGACGAGGTCATTGAAGCGGTTCAGGCTGTGACGCGGCGCATCTATGGCGTGCGGCGGTATGTGCAGTGGTTGACTGAAGCTGGAGTACGTCGCCGTCCAAGCAACACGACGCTTCAGAAAGCGGTCGACCGCGCACAGGGCCGCGGTTCCGCTGCAAGGAGTCCAGCAGCCGATTCGGTGGAGCCGTGGCCGATTCCATTGCACGCAGAAACGGGTACGCTTTCAGCGCGGGAGGAGCAAAACCGTATCGCTTCACGCGCTATTGGCGCGCCAGGTGCAGGTGCCGAATGGATGGAAGCGCGCATTCGCGCCGAGGTGGCGGAGCGTGCGCTGGAACACGAATCCGCCCGCAATCGGCAATTGCAGGCTGCGATGGCGGACTTGGAGCGGCGGCTCGGCGAAGCGCTCGCCACGGCGCCTGCCGTGCCGCCCAAATTGACGGACGAGACGCTCGAGCGTCTCGAGCGAACGATGGAAACCGTCACCCGCCTCGAGGGCGCAGCCAGCGCACTGGCGGGTACGGAGCGCTTTCTGCGCTTGCAGAACGATGCGGTGCGTCAGCAGACGCAAAACGAAGCCGATCAACTGCGCCAGCGCATCCGTACGCTCGAGGCGGAGGTCGCGCAGCTGAACGCCCAGATCGATGCTTACCGACGGACGGCAGAGCGCGCAGCGCCGGTCTCGCGCGGCTGGGTCAAACCATCTTCCTGA
- the galU gene encoding UTP--glucose-1-phosphate uridylyltransferase GalU — MNEKITKAVFPVAGLGTRFLPATKASPKEMLPIVDKPLIQYAVEEAAAAGITEMIFITGRAKRAIEDHFDKAYELETELAAKNKQALLEMVQSIKPAGVECFYVRQPETLGLGHAVLCAQKLVRDEPFAVILADDLLDNQPPVMQQMTELYDHYRCSIVGVETIAPEASRSYGVVAGREWDDRLIKLDGIVEKPAPKEAPSNLGVVGRYILTPRIFDHLRNLKPGAGGELQLTDAIQSLLAEEQILAYRYRGQRFDCGSKFGYLQATVEFALRHPEVRADFEAYLHDRLGLAQTHQDVSAELDSLVRDTIPLSVAA, encoded by the coding sequence ATGAACGAGAAGATCACCAAGGCCGTGTTCCCCGTGGCGGGGCTCGGTACGCGCTTTCTCCCCGCCACCAAGGCCAGCCCGAAAGAGATGCTGCCGATTGTCGATAAGCCGCTGATCCAATATGCGGTGGAAGAGGCTGCTGCTGCGGGTATCACGGAAATGATCTTCATCACGGGCCGCGCCAAGCGGGCTATCGAGGATCATTTCGACAAGGCGTACGAACTCGAAACTGAACTGGCCGCCAAGAACAAGCAGGCGCTGCTCGAGATGGTGCAGTCCATCAAGCCGGCCGGCGTCGAGTGCTTCTATGTGCGCCAGCCCGAGACGCTCGGTCTTGGCCACGCGGTGCTGTGCGCGCAGAAACTGGTACGCGACGAACCCTTCGCCGTGATCCTGGCCGACGACTTGCTGGACAACCAGCCGCCTGTCATGCAGCAGATGACGGAGCTTTACGATCACTACCGTTGCTCCATCGTGGGTGTCGAAACCATTGCGCCGGAGGCGTCGCGTTCGTACGGCGTGGTAGCAGGCCGTGAATGGGACGACCGCCTGATCAAGCTCGACGGCATTGTCGAAAAGCCGGCGCCGAAGGAGGCACCGTCCAACCTGGGCGTGGTCGGGCGCTACATCCTGACGCCGCGCATCTTCGATCATCTGCGCAATCTGAAACCGGGTGCCGGCGGCGAACTGCAATTGACCGACGCCATCCAGAGCCTGCTGGCTGAAGAGCAGATCCTGGCTTATCGCTACCGTGGTCAGCGCTTCGATTGCGGCAGCAAGTTCGGTTACCTGCAGGCGACGGTCGAGTTTGCTTTGCGCCATCCGGAAGTGCGTGCTGACTTTGAGGCCTACCTGCATGACCGGCTGGGCCTGGCCCAAACACACCAGGATGTTTCTGCCGAGTTGGATTCGTTGGTCCGCGACACCATTCCGCTGAGCGTGGCCGCCTGA
- a CDS encoding MFS transporter, with the protein MTQPQAGAVTGELPPTYAPIKDTPADVRRRLRSIFSGSVGNLVEWYDWYVYSAFALYFAKSFFPKGDQTAQLLNTAAVFAVGFLARPLGGWLMGIYADRYGRKRALFFSVVLMCAGSLIIALTPSYATIGVAAPVLLVLARLLQGLSVGGEYGTSATYLSEVANKENRGFYSSFQYVTLIAGQLTALALLIVLQQFVLSPAQLEAWGWRVPFFIGALCALVAMAMRSHMEETQSFTAAKAKKKRGTLSELAKHPRAVATVVGLTMGGTVAFYTYSIYMQKFLANTVGLSKDTATLVSGATLLLFAMLQPIVGGLSDRIGRRPILIAFGVLGTLFTVPIMTGISQTTNVWAAFFLIMAALVIVSGYTSINAVVKAELFPAEVRALGVGLPYALTVSIFGGTAEYIALWLKQAGHESLFYWYVTGTIFLSLLVYVFMRDTREHSRIED; encoded by the coding sequence ATGACGCAGCCCCAGGCTGGCGCGGTCACGGGCGAGTTGCCGCCCACGTACGCCCCCATCAAGGACACCCCCGCAGATGTTCGCCGTCGTCTGCGTTCCATCTTTTCCGGTTCGGTTGGCAATCTGGTCGAGTGGTACGACTGGTATGTCTACTCGGCGTTTGCGCTGTACTTTGCCAAGTCGTTTTTCCCCAAGGGTGACCAGACTGCCCAGTTGCTCAATACGGCGGCGGTCTTTGCAGTGGGCTTCCTGGCGCGTCCGCTGGGCGGCTGGCTGATGGGCATCTACGCCGATCGTTACGGCCGCAAGCGCGCGCTGTTCTTCTCGGTGGTGCTCATGTGCGCGGGCTCGCTCATCATCGCGCTCACGCCGAGCTACGCGACGATCGGCGTTGCGGCGCCGGTACTGCTCGTGCTGGCGCGGCTGCTGCAGGGGCTGTCGGTTGGCGGGGAATACGGCACGTCGGCCACGTACCTGAGCGAAGTCGCCAACAAGGAGAACCGCGGCTTCTACTCGAGCTTCCAGTACGTCACGCTCATCGCCGGCCAACTGACGGCGCTGGCGCTGCTGATCGTGCTGCAGCAGTTCGTGCTGTCGCCGGCGCAGCTCGAGGCGTGGGGCTGGCGCGTTCCGTTCTTCATCGGCGCGCTGTGCGCGCTGGTGGCAATGGCCATGCGCTCGCACATGGAGGAAACGCAATCCTTTACCGCCGCGAAGGCAAAAAAGAAGCGCGGCACGCTGTCGGAACTGGCCAAGCATCCGCGCGCCGTTGCAACAGTCGTGGGGTTGACGATGGGCGGTACGGTGGCGTTCTACACGTACTCGATCTACATGCAGAAGTTCCTGGCCAACACGGTCGGGCTGTCGAAGGACACGGCGACGCTGGTGTCGGGCGCCACGCTGCTGCTGTTTGCGATGCTGCAGCCGATCGTGGGCGGGTTGTCCGACCGCATTGGCCGCCGCCCGATCCTGATCGCGTTCGGCGTGCTCGGTACGCTGTTTACCGTGCCGATCATGACCGGCATCAGCCAGACCACCAACGTGTGGGCGGCCTTCTTCCTGATCATGGCCGCGCTGGTGATCGTCTCCGGCTACACGTCGATCAACGCGGTGGTGAAGGCCGAGCTGTTCCCTGCGGAAGTGCGGGCGCTGGGCGTGGGCCTGCCGTATGCATTGACGGTGTCCATCTTTGGCGGCACGGCGGAGTACATCGCGCTGTGGCTCAAGCAGGCGGGTCACGAGTCGCTGTTCTACTGGTATGTGACGGGCACGATCTTCCTGTCGCTGTTGGTGTACGTGTTCATGCGCGATACTCGCGAGCATTCCCGCATCGAAGATTGA
- a CDS encoding sensor histidine kinase — MSPTDGHADLAPLAHGRGWRVAVALAMAACCAAAGWGAYAVALQRYVATRAEEAGQRTTFYAQNLRSTLARYESLPRLAALEHVLHVALQENPQAGDAVTRRAANAYLKEVQAATDLAAAHLINTTGLTIAASNWDLPTSFVGQNYAFRPYFVEAMREGLGRFYGVGNTTGETGYFVAAPVREDNKPIGVVVVKVNLDAFEATLSRSGDTVLLVDRHGVIFLSSVPEWKYRTLGTLNADQRAALEATRQYAPHILTPLGMRGGQAESVPFSADHPPQTVRVALPGKSASTLRVQYRPVGLLGWQVAVLIDPRDEQRTALVAGASAAFAMALVFAVLVALRLRQRRREEQHRARAALREVQRDLEARIAQRTAELTSANTALAGKVEALDAAQRILRETRDAAVQAGKLAVLGQMAAGITHELNQPLTALTTLSDNANQLAERGRIDDVRGNLTHISQLAERMGRIVSHIKAFSRKGDAARATVSVDEAIRQALMLIETRRRQAGVTVIADPVPADLAVWANAVRLEQVLVNLIRNAIDATAEAPAAESPTVRVSVEPIEKWVRITVRDFGPGIPADVLPRLFEPFFTTKDEGQGLGLGLAISLAIIEDFGGRLEGSNAGDDAGGAEFVIELERVVKAT; from the coding sequence ATGTCGCCAACCGACGGCCACGCCGACCTTGCTCCGCTCGCGCACGGGCGCGGCTGGCGCGTGGCCGTCGCGCTGGCGATGGCGGCGTGCTGCGCCGCAGCGGGATGGGGCGCTTACGCCGTCGCCCTGCAGCGCTACGTTGCCACGCGGGCCGAAGAGGCCGGCCAGCGCACCACCTTCTACGCGCAGAACCTGCGCAGCACGCTGGCCCGCTATGAATCCTTGCCCAGGCTGGCGGCGTTGGAGCACGTCCTGCACGTTGCCCTGCAGGAGAACCCCCAGGCTGGCGATGCTGTCACGCGCCGCGCGGCCAACGCTTATCTGAAAGAAGTACAGGCCGCCACCGATCTGGCTGCCGCTCATCTGATCAATACGACCGGCCTCACAATCGCGGCCAGCAACTGGGACCTGCCAACCTCGTTCGTCGGCCAGAACTACGCGTTCCGCCCGTACTTTGTCGAGGCCATGCGCGAAGGGCTCGGTCGCTTCTACGGCGTGGGCAATACCACCGGCGAGACGGGCTATTTCGTTGCCGCCCCCGTACGCGAAGACAACAAGCCGATCGGCGTGGTGGTTGTGAAGGTCAACCTTGATGCGTTCGAGGCCACGTTGTCGCGCAGCGGCGATACGGTGCTGCTGGTGGATCGGCACGGCGTAATCTTCCTGTCGTCGGTACCCGAGTGGAAATACCGCACGCTCGGCACCTTGAACGCGGATCAGCGCGCCGCACTTGAGGCGACGCGCCAGTACGCACCGCACATCCTCACGCCGCTCGGAATGAGAGGCGGGCAAGCTGAAAGCGTCCCCTTTTCTGCGGACCATCCTCCGCAGACGGTGCGCGTGGCGCTGCCCGGGAAATCGGCGTCGACACTGCGTGTGCAGTACCGCCCGGTGGGCCTGCTCGGGTGGCAGGTCGCCGTGTTGATCGACCCGCGCGACGAGCAGCGCACCGCGCTGGTGGCCGGGGCGAGCGCCGCCTTCGCGATGGCGCTGGTCTTCGCCGTACTCGTTGCGTTGCGTCTGCGTCAACGCCGGCGCGAAGAGCAGCATCGCGCGCGCGCCGCTCTGCGCGAAGTCCAGCGTGACCTGGAAGCGCGCATCGCCCAGCGCACTGCCGAGTTGACGTCCGCCAACACCGCGCTCGCCGGCAAGGTCGAGGCGCTCGATGCCGCGCAACGCATCCTGCGCGAGACGCGCGATGCCGCCGTGCAGGCCGGCAAGCTGGCTGTGCTCGGCCAGATGGCCGCCGGCATCACGCACGAACTCAACCAGCCGCTCACCGCGCTGACCACGCTGTCCGACAACGCGAACCAGCTTGCCGAGCGCGGACGCATCGACGATGTGCGCGGCAACCTCACGCACATCAGCCAGCTTGCCGAGCGCATGGGGCGCATCGTTTCGCACATCAAGGCGTTCTCGCGCAAGGGCGATGCGGCACGCGCAACTGTGTCGGTGGATGAAGCCATCCGCCAGGCACTGATGCTGATCGAGACGCGCCGGCGCCAGGCCGGCGTGACAGTGATCGCCGACCCGGTGCCGGCAGATTTGGCGGTCTGGGCCAATGCCGTTCGGCTCGAGCAGGTGCTCGTCAACCTCATCCGCAACGCCATCGACGCCACCGCCGAAGCCCCGGCAGCCGAATCGCCGACCGTGCGCGTGAGCGTCGAACCCATCGAGAAATGGGTACGCATCACCGTCCGCGACTTTGGCCCGGGCATTCCCGCCGATGTGCTGCCGCGCCTGTTTGAGCCCTTCTTCACCACCAAGGACGAAGGTCAGGGCCTGGGGCTCGGTCTGGCGATATCGCTTGCGATCATCGAGGATTTTGGTGGCCGGCTCGAAGGCAGTAATGCCGGTGACGATGCGGGTGGCGCAGAATTCGTCATCGAGCTTGAACGCGTTGTGAAAGCCACATGA
- a CDS encoding sigma-54-dependent transcriptional regulator — MTEHGTPDPSPIDHAPVFLIEDDDVVRLGCEQALTLADVPVQSFADAESALAALATQPPAVVVTDVRLPGRDGLAVLREMLQHDRQLPVILITGHGDVTMAVAAMRAGAYDFMEKPFHSERLVDVVRRALEKRRLTSENLRLREALHGRQAYPLIGQSAAMQNVRRLVTALAPTDADILVTGETGSGKEVLARAIHEGSRRRGPFVALNCAALPESVFESEMFGHEAGAFTGANRRRIGKLEYADGGTLFLDEIESMPLALQAKLLRALQERSIERLGSNASVPVNCRVVAAAKVDLKEASDRGQFRADLYYRLNVVSIALPALRQRAEDIPLLMAHFLQQAAVRYERAAPDWSAQDMMRWQHHDWPGNVRELKNVAERFCLGLDDGLVASEASQHSLAGRMMAVERTTIEEALRATEGNVARAADLLAVPRKTLYDKLNRHGIEPERFRSS, encoded by the coding sequence ATGACTGAACACGGTACGCCGGACCCTTCCCCCATCGATCACGCGCCCGTCTTCCTGATCGAAGACGATGACGTGGTGCGCCTGGGCTGCGAGCAAGCGCTCACGCTGGCGGATGTGCCGGTGCAGTCTTTTGCCGATGCGGAAAGCGCGCTGGCCGCACTCGCCACGCAACCACCGGCCGTGGTTGTCACCGACGTGCGCCTGCCCGGCCGCGACGGCCTGGCCGTGCTGCGCGAGATGCTGCAGCACGACCGGCAGTTGCCCGTCATCCTCATCACCGGCCATGGCGATGTGACGATGGCGGTGGCTGCCATGCGCGCCGGCGCGTACGACTTCATGGAGAAGCCGTTCCACTCCGAACGCCTGGTTGACGTGGTGCGGCGCGCGTTGGAAAAGCGCAGGCTCACGTCCGAAAACCTGCGGTTGCGTGAAGCGTTGCACGGCCGGCAGGCGTACCCATTGATCGGCCAGAGCGCTGCCATGCAGAACGTGCGCCGGCTCGTCACCGCACTGGCGCCGACCGATGCCGACATCCTCGTCACGGGCGAGACCGGCTCGGGCAAAGAGGTGCTCGCGCGTGCCATTCACGAAGGCAGCCGACGTCGTGGGCCATTCGTCGCCCTCAATTGCGCGGCGCTGCCGGAATCCGTTTTCGAGAGCGAGATGTTCGGTCACGAGGCGGGCGCATTTACAGGGGCCAACCGGCGCCGCATCGGCAAGTTGGAATATGCCGATGGCGGCACGCTGTTCCTTGATGAAATCGAATCGATGCCGCTGGCCTTGCAGGCCAAGCTGCTGCGTGCGCTGCAGGAACGCAGCATCGAACGGCTGGGCAGCAACGCGAGCGTGCCGGTCAATTGCCGGGTGGTGGCCGCCGCCAAGGTCGACTTGAAGGAGGCATCCGATCGGGGCCAGTTCCGCGCAGACCTGTATTACCGCTTGAATGTCGTGTCGATTGCGCTGCCGGCGCTACGCCAGCGTGCCGAAGACATTCCGCTACTGATGGCCCACTTTCTGCAGCAGGCCGCGGTGCGCTACGAGCGGGCCGCGCCGGACTGGTCGGCGCAGGACATGATGCGCTGGCAGCACCACGACTGGCCCGGCAACGTGCGCGAGCTGAAGAACGTCGCCGAGCGCTTTTGCCTCGGATTGGACGACGGCCTGGTGGCTTCGGAGGCAAGCCAGCATTCCCTGGCGGGCCGGATGATGGCAGTCGAACGTACCACCATCGAGGAAGCCCTGCGCGCCACGGAGGGTAACGTTGCGCGCGCGGCGGATTTGCTGGCCGTGCCGCGCAAGACGCTGTACGACAAGCTCAACCGGCACGGGATCGAGCCGGAGCGCTTCCGCAGCAGTTAG
- a CDS encoding YhfC family intramembrane metalloprotease translates to MPTVALSALVAHAAAALLIASVPVAAWFWLRRRFHLVWRDIGVGAAVFVVFALVLERTLHLYLLQLNPTTAHWLRMPALFVIYGALMAGVFEESGRWLGLRFLVRKPGDAATPVAYALGHAGIEAWLVGAASQAQMVMFGIASNRGELESRLAASGADAMTGTIHAMLAQLSPWLALGAISERVAAMLIQFTLTLVVWHAVRQRRFVIVVLAVLLHALADLPAALYQVHVLPLAVTEAIYAVAAVLLAATCWPPQGGRKIGESSLR, encoded by the coding sequence ATGCCCACTGTTGCCCTGTCTGCTCTCGTTGCCCACGCTGCCGCGGCCTTACTGATCGCAAGCGTCCCGGTCGCAGCGTGGTTCTGGCTGCGGCGGCGCTTTCATCTGGTGTGGCGCGACATCGGTGTGGGCGCGGCCGTGTTTGTCGTCTTTGCGCTGGTGTTGGAGCGCACGCTGCACCTGTATCTGCTGCAACTCAATCCGACCACGGCGCATTGGCTGCGCATGCCTGCGCTGTTCGTCATCTACGGCGCGCTGATGGCCGGTGTGTTCGAGGAAAGCGGCCGCTGGCTCGGCCTGCGTTTTCTCGTGCGCAAGCCCGGGGATGCCGCCACACCGGTGGCGTATGCGCTCGGGCACGCGGGCATCGAGGCGTGGCTGGTCGGTGCGGCATCGCAGGCGCAGATGGTGATGTTCGGCATTGCCAGCAACCGCGGCGAGCTCGAATCGCGTCTGGCGGCCAGCGGCGCCGACGCCATGACGGGGACGATTCACGCCATGCTCGCGCAGCTTTCGCCGTGGCTCGCGCTCGGTGCGATCAGCGAGCGCGTTGCGGCGATGCTGATTCAGTTCACGCTCACGCTGGTGGTGTGGCACGCGGTGCGGCAGCGGCGTTTTGTGATTGTCGTGCTGGCGGTGTTGCTGCATGCGCTGGCAGACTTGCCGGCTGCGCTGTACCAGGTACATGTGCTGCCGCTGGCGGTAACTGAAGCGATCTACGCCGTGGCGGCCGTGCTGCTGGCAGCAACGTGCTGGCCGCCGCAGGGTGGTCGCAAGATCGGCGAATCCTCGCTGCGCTAA
- a CDS encoding surface-adhesin E family protein: MMWRWIWICGVGVGAFGMAAPAQAARWHEYLATTSVVASIDRTSLRSNRTGHKTFLARTVLKRSERRAHGARYRPGTVILSRQEIDCHRQRIRLVDYVVRGPDGATLDSDTAAGAHWMRIRPGTLAARSAAYVCGRR, encoded by the coding sequence ATGATGTGGCGGTGGATCTGGATATGCGGTGTCGGCGTGGGCGCCTTCGGCATGGCGGCGCCCGCCCAGGCGGCCCGCTGGCACGAATATCTGGCGACGACGTCAGTCGTGGCTTCCATCGATCGCACGTCGCTGCGCTCCAACCGGACCGGCCACAAGACTTTTTTGGCGCGCACCGTTCTCAAACGCAGCGAGCGCCGCGCCCACGGCGCCCGCTACCGTCCCGGCACGGTGATCCTCTCGCGCCAGGAGATCGACTGCCACCGCCAGCGCATCCGTCTGGTCGATTACGTTGTGCGCGGTCCCGACGGCGCCACGCTTGATAGCGATACCGCGGCCGGCGCGCACTGGATGCGCATCCGCCCGGGTACGCTGGCGGCGCGGTCCGCCGCTTACGTCTGCGGTCGCCGCTAG